TCGCCTCTATGAGAATCCCGCCAGTACCGCAAAATGGGTCAAGGAGAGTTTCGTTAGCTTTGACCATTGATAGATTGACGAGCGCTCTCGCGTACCGTGGGTGCAGTGAAATTGGTGAGAAGAATGGTCTCAGCGCGACCTTTCGCTGATCATACTGCTTTCTGTCAATGACACGATCGCTTATAAAAAAGTGCAGCGCATCAGAAAGGAGGACTCGGAGCTCGACATCTGGCGATTTGAGATCGACGGGCTTTTTCTTTCCAAGAATCTCTCCGACCTTCCGTGCAACGTTTAGAGAATCAACTTCCTGCATGAATTGCTGATGTCTTTTCACGCGAACGCAAAAAGTTCCGCTTGGGAGTTCGAGTCTGTTGACAAATTCACCGAGCTCATCGGGTTTGCAAGATCCAAGATATCGTCCGATGCGATGAGAGAGCGCCAGACGATACGCGATTCGATTGAGTTTCTCAGTTGAAAAGCGGCAAACAAGATATCCTGGGCCGGATGCAATGATTGAATGCTGATCGCATTCAGCGCGTATGCAGGCAAGTGCTTCAGCTCTTGGAAGTGTTGGATGTTCTCCCGAGAGCTCGAACAGGAAAGAGTCCTCAGTCACGAATTCCTTCCTCTGAGATCGTGATGACGACCTCCGCTTCGGGAAGGTTTGGCGAATCGATCAATCTTGCGATGCGCTTTCCACCTTTGCTTTTCCTCAAATAAATTCTGAAAGTCGCCGTGTGACCAACGATATGTCCCCCGATAGGACGTGTGGGATCGCCGAAAAAAGCGTCAGGCTTCGCTGCAACCTGGTTTGTTACAGCAATGACGGCGTTATTGACGTCCGCGAACCTCATGAGATCATGCATGTGTTTATTGAGAGTTTGTTGCCTTTCTGCGAGCGCTCCCCGGCCGATGTATTCCGCTCTGAAATGTGCGGTCAACGAGTCAACAACCATCAATCTGATCGGTCGTTCCTTCGCAAGTTCCGCTGCCTTTTCGACGAGAAGCATCTGATGATGCGAATTGTAAGCCCTTGCCACATGAATTTTCTGCAGAGTCTCGATGGGATCAAGATCAAGGGCTGTCGCCATTTGTACAATTCTCTCTGGCCGGAATGTGTTTTCCGTATCGATGACAATGACCTCGCCCTCCAATCCACCCCTTTCGACGGGCATGGTTGCATTGACTGCGAGCTGAAAACATAGCTGAGTGTTATGGAGAATTGTTGGCAAGGATCCGCCGACGAATGAATGACCATCAGGTACTATGAAATCGTAGATGTAATCATTGTACTGACTTCTTCGTAAAGATTTAACCCTGTCTGAGGAGATTCTTTGTTTTTTACCGAAGGATCGAAGAAGGTCGTTATAAGTGGCATTGACAACCGCAATTTTCTGATCCCTTTTGATGCGACCTGCTTGAAGCCATTGA
This region of Methanomassiliicoccales archaeon genomic DNA includes:
- the radA gene encoding DNA repair and recombination protein RadA, producing MPEKKLEELPGVGPATAEKLRDAGYTDLMSIAVESPKTLAEIAEIGESTAAKIIAAAKQAADIGGFETGDQVLERRKNIHKLTSCSKALDELMGGGFETQSIVEFYGEFGSGKCVSAETPVIFEYDGSPLISEIEDVFAIYEEESGKEIFDNGEIVATRGTRVLGFIDGVITPVCASHIYRERVKELVEIETVKGRTITLSMVHRLPVVVDGGVQWLQAGRIKRDQKIAVVNATYNDLLRSFGKKQRISSDRVKSLRRSQYNDYIYDFIVPDGHSFVGGSLPTILHNTQLCFQLAVNATMPVERGGLEGEVIVIDTENTFRPERIVQMATALDLDPIETLQKIHVARAYNSHHQMLLVEKAAELAKERPIRLMVVDSLTAHFRAEYIGRGALAERQQTLNKHMHDLMRFADVNNAVIAVTNQVAAKPDAFFGDPTRPIGGHIVGHTATFRIYLRKSKGGKRIARLIDSPNLPEAEVVITISEEGIRD
- a CDS encoding methyltransferase domain-containing protein, translated to MTEDSFLFELSGEHPTLPRAEALACIRAECDQHSIIASGPGYLVCRFSTEKLNRIAYRLALSHRIGRYLGSCKPDELGEFVNRLELPSGTFCVRVKRHQQFMQEVDSLNVARKVGEILGKKKPVDLKSPDVELRVLLSDALHFFISDRVIDRKQYDQRKVALRPFFSPISLHPRYARALVNLSMVKANETLLDPFCGTGGILIEASLIGARVFGSDVSEEMIEGCKRNMRHFGANWEGMKAIDVGAITDEFDQIDAVVTDPPYGRSATTKKEPPKQLYERAIKAIGDVLKTNGHLSIVFPSPCHSTYDKLILQEIHTQKVHRSLTRHYCVFTRLP